The Siniperca chuatsi isolate FFG_IHB_CAS linkage group LG9, ASM2008510v1, whole genome shotgun sequence genome includes a region encoding these proteins:
- the gem gene encoding GTP-binding protein GEM, translated as MLSSVRRHSLRLQTELHRWSICDPGSHLLPDSFLTRVPDCISRSKSWTSSAGESDGSRGSWSSSDSVISTDSTGEPAEPGAPYRVVLLGASGVGKTAFASIFAGAADSMDSDDCELCGDEVCEKTIEVDGEPAAITLLDTWDAETDGEWAQERYMQTGDAYLLLYSVTDRASFLRASELRITLRRFRPAQQTPIILVGNKCDLVRRREVSVSEGRACAAVFDCKFIETSAAMQHNIWEAFHGIVRQLRLRRDSKEANKRRRHRSCNTRRESLPMKAKRFLDKVVAKNNPSVAFWLKSKSCHDLSVL; from the exons ATGCTGTCCAGTGTCCGCCGGCACAGCCTCCGCTTGCAGACCGAGCTCCACCGGTGGAGCATCTGCGACCCCGGCAGTCACCTGCTCCCGGACAGCTTCCTGACCCGGGTCCCCGACTGCATCTCCCGCTCCAAGTCCTGGACCAGCTCCGCCGGGGAGTCGGACGGGAGCCGCGGGAGCTGGTCGTCCTCAGACTCGGTCATCTCCACCGACTCCACCGGGGAGCCGGCGGAACCCGGGGCACCGTACCGGGTGGTGCTGTTAGGGGCCAGCGGTGTCGGTAAAACGGCCTTTGCCAGCATCTTCGCCGGGGCAGCGGACAGCATGGACAGTGATGACTGcgagctgtgtggag ATGAAGTGTGTGAGAAGACAATTGAAGTGGATGGAGAGCCTGCGGCTATAACTCTGCTTGACACATGGGATGCAGAG aCTGACGGCGAATGGGCTCAGGAGCGCTACATGCAGACAGGTGACGCCTACCTGTTGCTGTACTCTGTAACTGACCGGGCCTCGTTCCTGCGAGCCTCGGAGCTCCGGATTACCCTGCGCCGCTTCCGTCCTGCCCAGCAAACACCAATCATCCTGGTGGGGAACAAATGTGACTTGGTGCGACGCAGAGAGGTGTCAGTCAGTG AGGGTCGTGcctgtgctgctgtgtttgaCTGCAAGTTTATCGAAACCTCAGCCGCCATGCAGCACAACATCTGGGAGGCTTTTCACGGCATAGTGCGACAGCTGCGTCTACGCCGAGACTCCAAGGAAGCCAACAAGCGTCGCAGGCACAGAAGCTGTAACACACGCCGAGAGAGCCTTCCTATGAAGGCCAAACGTTTCCTCGACAAGGTGGTAGCAAAGAACAATCCCAGTGTGGCCTTCTGGCTAAAATCTAAGTCCTGCCATGATCTCTCTGTGCTGTAg
- the cdh17 gene encoding cadherin-17 produces the protein MTPMVHLLLLPLLFSIAAGKDLEEKKGPFENTELHVPEGTPVPYPIHQFQVTHPGVNNFRLSGEGKEDIQISRDGWLYLEKPLDWSQDDHYMIMVEALADDEVVHGPVYVIINVLDINNNAPYFNQSDYTAVVRENNPAGVPFTRVFALDQDNPQTPNAHLTYSLVSQIPNKHNILLFQIDPNTGVISTTEEGQQGIKAREGIQYGRGEDQSIDALRTKFNNYCPVQQVPYEENPFFTCVERAEMRRRNFAPLEDPDYTLTVRVQDLGGASETALSGNARVHIVVQQNLWFNPGPLTVKEHLNETYPLVIAKVQSNDLNAIYTLVQKERVLKFPFQITEDGEIHLTEELDREDKDMYILVVMATDNSGKEVDPPMEIQVLVEDVNDNAPVCENEESVFEVQEDEPLGVLIGQLLARDDDEDGTLNAQLTYTIMSQNPPTTPNAFSIEAASGRIQALRSLQRKDQQVYNLNVRVNDPVFSTDCKVVIKVIDVNNEMPQFEKNDYGSHTLAEDTPVGHTVLTIRATDADDPDSGSSRIEFHISAGNDDYVFAVETDGKGVGQLVIVKPLDFESSPTRKLQIDARNPEPLMEGLEYGNESTAFVSVSVTDVDEAPEFSMDILDVTVPENTTKGSVLLTVEAKDPEGKEIGFKLDGDTQGWLEIDAATGQIKTKDKLDRETLETFKVTVTAFEKGNPEKYSERVVSVRLLDVNDNVPKLTETQAFICVAKNEPIIIKAKDGDSAPFSQPFTFTLGNGKKSPNWELRSIDGTTAQLTLKKKTTEDKTFTLPINIKDSAGMGVTQPFEVRVCNCTELGYCYMAPDERGFKYGMGTTIGILVGTMGFCIILFIIVINRIKKQGKKKVRTEEEERNAMM, from the exons ATGACACCCATGGTGCATCTGTTGTTGCTCCCACTCCTGTTCAGCATT GCTGCTGGGAAGGATCTGGAGGAAAAGAAGGGCCCATTTGAGAACACGGAACTACACGTGCCAGAGGGGACACCAGTGCCGTATCCCATACATCAG TTTCAGGTGACCCATCCAGGCGTTAATAATTTCAGGCTGAGTGGGGAAGGTAAGGAAGACATTCAGATTTCAAGGGACGGGTGGCTGTACCTGGAGAAGCCTCTGGACTGGTCTCAAGATGACCATTACATGATCATG GTGGAGGCGTTGGCAGATGATGAAGTTGTGCATGGCCCAGTTTACGTGATCATAAATGTGTTGGACATCAACAACAACGCTCCGTACTTCAACCAGAGTGACTACACAGCTGTGGTTAGAGAAAACAATccggcag GAGTCCCATTTACCCGTGTGTTTGCGTTGGATCAGGACAACCCACAAACTCCCAACGCTCATCTGACCTACAGCCTGGTCAGCCAGATccccaacaaacacaacatcctCCTGTTCCAGATCGACCCTAACACTGGAGTGATCTCCACCACAGAAGAAG GGCAACAGGGCATAAAGGCCAGAGAGGGCATCCAGTATGGCAGAGGAGAAGATCAGAGCATTGACGCACTGAGGACAAAGTTTAACAACTACTGTCCAGTGCAGCAGGTCCCCTATGAAGAAAACCCCTTCTTCACCTGTGTGGAGAGAGCAG aaatgaggaggaggaatttTGCCCCCCTGGAGGACCCAGACTACACCCTGACTGTGCGCGTGCAGGACCTGGGAGGAGCGTCGGAGACCGCGCTGAGTGGAAACGCAAGAGTGCACATTGTTGTGCAGCAAAACCTGTGGTTCAATCCTGGACCACTAACTGTTAAAGAGCACTTAAATGAAACTTACCCTCTGGTCATCGCAAAG GTCCAGTCTAATGATCTCAACGCCATCTACACGTTAGTGCAGAAAGAGCGGGTGCTGAAATTCCCCTTCCAGATCACAGAGGATGGAGAAATACATCTGACAGAGGAGCTGGACAGAGAAGACAAGGACATG TACATCCTGGTTGTGATGGCAACGGATAACAGTGGCAAAGAGGTGGATCCACCCATGGAGATTCAAGTTTTGGTGGAGGACGTGAATGACAACGCACCCGTGTGTGAAAATGAGGAGAGTGTATTTGAGGTGCAGGAGGATGAGCCTCtag GCGTCCTGATTGGACAGTTGTTGGCCCGTGATGACGATGAAGACGGGACACTGAATGCTCAACTGACTTACACCATCATGTCCCAGAATCCACCCACTACACCCAACGCCTTCTCCATTGAGGCTGCTTCTGGAAGAATTCAGGCATTGCGCTCGCTGCAGCGAAAAGACCAACAGGTGTATAACCTCAATGTCAGAGTCAATGacccag TTTTCAGCACAGATTGTAAGGTCGTCATCAAGGTCATTGACGTCAACAATGAGATGCCTCAGTTTGAGAAGAATGAT tATGGCAGTCACACTCTAGCAGAGGACACTCCTGTGGGACACACAGTGCTGACCATCAGAGCAACAGATGCTGATGACCCAGACAGCGGCAGCTCCCGTATCGAGTTCCACATTTCTGCTGGCAACGACGATTACGTTTTTGCTGTGGAAACTGACGGCAAAGGTGTCGGCCAACTGGTCATAGTAAAG CCTCTGGACTTTGAGTCCTCTCCCACCCGCAAGCTCCAGATTGATGCTCGTAACCCAGAGCCACTGATGGAAGGTCTGGAGTACGGCAACGAATCCACAGCCTTcgtctctgtgtctgtcactGACGTAGACGAGGCTCCAGAGTTTAGTATGGACATCCTGGATGTGACTGTGCCTGAAAACACCACCAAGGGATCAGTTCTGCTCACGGTGGAGGCAAAGGATCCAGAGGGCAAAGAGATCGG TTTTAAGTTGGACGGTGACACCCAGGGCTGGCTGGAGATCGATGCTGCAACAGGACAGATCAAGACCAAAGACAAGCTGGACAGAGAAACCCTGGAGACCTTCAAAGTCACCGTCACTGCATTTGAGAAGG GGAACCCGGAAAAGTATTCAGAGCGTGTCGTGTCCGTGAGGCTGCTGGATGTGAACGACAATGTCCCCAAACTGACAGAGACCCAGGCCTTCATCTGTGTGGCGAAAAACGAACCCATCATCATCAAGGCCAAAGATGGAGACAGCGCCCCCTTCTCCCAGCCCTTCACCTTCACCTTGGGTAACGGCAAGAAATCTCCCAACTGGGAACTGCGCAGCATTGACG GTACAACAGCTCAACTGACcctcaagaaaaaaacaactgaagatAAAACCTTCACACTCCCCATTAACATTAAAGACAGTGCAGGCATGGGAGTCACACAGCCATTTGAGG TGAGAGTATGTAACTGCACAGAGCTGGGCTACTGCTACATGGCACCAGATGAACGTGGCTTCAAATATGGAATGGGAACCACCATCGGGATCCTGGTCGGCACTATGGGATTCTGCA TTATTCTCTTCATTATAGTGATCAATCGCATAAAGAAACAGGGCAAGAAGAAAGTCCGgactgaagaggaagagaggaacgCCATGATGTag
- the pdp1 gene encoding pyruvate dehydrogenase phosphatase catalytic subunit 1, which produces MPVTSQLLRGLPRTKVLTASLLPCQQHQSQLAPITRRPASRRPSHVWQSPQHARSYQTTSVLRSYILSPPQVNSILKANEYSFKVPEFDGKNVSSVMGFESNQLPANAPIEDRRSAATCLQTRGMLLGVFDGHAGCACAQALSERLFYYIAVSLLPHDTLCELEAAVEAGRALSPILQWHKHPNDYFSREAQTLYFNSLRTYWQELIDLTSPGEVPDTREALLNAFKRLDSDISLEAQVGDPNAFLHYWVLRVAFSGATACVAHIDGSDLFIANAGDARAVLGVQEEDGSFSAHTLSNDHSAQNEDEIARIRGEHPPSERKTVIRQDRLLGLLMPFRAFGDVKFKWSIELQKRVLESGPDQLHENEQTKFIPPNYHTPPYLTAEPEITYHKLRPQDRFLVIGSDGLWETLHRQEVVRIVGEYLTGVHQRQPLKVGGYRVTLGQMQGLLEERKARVSSAFEDQNSATHLMRHAVGNNEFGTVDHERLSKMLSLPEELARMYRDDITIIISQFNPHVIGAQRQEGQS; this is translated from the exons ATGCCTGTGACATCTCAGCTGCTCAGGGGTTTGCCCCGCACCAAGGTCTTGACAGCCAGTCTGTTACCATGCCAACAACACCAGTCCCAGTTAGCACCCATCACTCGCCGACCTGCCTCAAGACGGCCCTCTCACGTATGGCAGAGCCCCCAGCACGCACGAAGTTACCAGACAACCTCAGTGCTGCGCAGCTACATCCTCTCTCCCCCGCAGGTCAACTCTATTCTGAAAGCCAACGAGTACAGCTTCAAG GTGCCGGAGTTTGATGGGAAGAATGTGTCATCAGTGATGGGTTTTGAGAGTAATCAGCTGCCAGCCAATGCTCCTATAGAAGACCGTCGAAGTGCAGCCACATGCCTGCAGACACGAGGAATGTTACTGGGTGTGTTTGATGGCCATGCAGGCTGTGCCTGTGCACAG GCGCTGAGTGAGAGGTTGTTTTACTACATAGCAGTGTCTCTGCTGCCCCACGACACACTGTGTGAGCTCGAGGCAGCGGTGGAGGCCGGCAGGGCCCTCAGTCCCATCCTGCAGTGGCACAAACACCCCAACGACTACTTCAGCAGGGAGGCTCAGACTCTCTACTTCAACAGCCTCCGAACCTACTGGCAGGAGTTAATAGATCTCACCAG tcCAGGTGAAGTTCCAGACACCCGCGAGGCATTGCTGAATGCCTTCAAAAGGCTGGACAGTGACATTTCCCTGGAAGCTCAG GTCGGAGACCCGAATGCTTTCCTGCACTACTGGGTCCTGAGAGTGGCCTTTTCTGGAGCAACGGCCTGCGTGGCTCACATCGATGGATCAGACCT GTTTATAGCCAATGCAGGAGATGCTCGGGCAGTGTTGGGGGTGCAGGAGGAGGATGGTTCATTCAGCGCTCACACACTCTCTAATGACCACAGCGCCCAGAACGAGGATGAGATTGCTCGGATACGGGGTGAACACCCTCCATCAGAGAGGAAGACGGTTATACGACAG GACCGGTTGCTTGGCCTCCTCATGCCGTTCCGTGCATTTGGGGATGTGAAGTTCAAGTGGAGTATTGAACTGCAGAAGCGTGTGTTGGAGTCTGGACCTGATCAGCTCCATGAAAACGAGCAAACCAAGTTTATCCCTCCAAACTACCACACACCCCCCTACCTGACCGCTGAGCCCGAAATCACGTACCACAAACTGCGGCCACAGGATCGCTTCCTG GTGATTGGCTCTGACGGCCTCTGGGAGACCctccacagacaggaagtggttCGTATTGTGGGGGAGTATTTAACAGGGGTGCACCAGCGTCAGCCCCTCAAAGTCGGAGGCTACAGGGTCACCCTGGGACAGATGCAGGGGCTGCTGGAAGAGAGAAAGGCTCGCGTGTCTTCAGCTTTCGAGGATCAGAACTCAGCGACCCACCTGATGCGCCACGCGGTGGGAAACAACGAGTTCGGCACGGTTGACCACGAGAGGCTGTCGAAAATGCTGTCGCTGCCCGAGGAGCTGGCTCGTATGTACCGCGATGACATCACCATTATCATCTCTCAGTTCAACCCTCATGTGATTGGAGCACAGAGACAGGAAGGGCAGTCCTGA